Proteins encoded by one window of Branchiostoma floridae strain S238N-H82 chromosome 6, Bfl_VNyyK, whole genome shotgun sequence:
- the LOC118417707 gene encoding uncharacterized protein LOC118417707 encodes MLRIAVQEGRMVQAAVRGLARAESTSAPQPDPPRDAPALGLPPTIQGLQRPNRTVRPRQARAVLRAAVHAAQAGPGGGNVQGVQAGQEAGSRAVHTQPLECGVSCQGPQGDGCSYSALQFSNMFTPVSNSSCQGVQQAYRHSTGVLSGDPFSPQRRSFHSVARRRGSPAPVHLLTSPAELTSITSPTGCAELGRTASGTVLGRTGSRTASGKVLSRTASGTLLDTGTLSLHCFSFPRHLCTSAPDNQAGKPHRHLCTSAPAGQTGKPPSQRERLQRAIRDYGGTVVVFHVGISLLSLGGFYLAVSSGIDMVALLHKIGVGKTIAESGIATGASTFVIAYAVHKVFAPVRIGITLTCVPFVVRYLRNVGLLR; translated from the exons ATGCTGCGGATAGCTGTGCAGGAGGGAAGGATGGTTCAGGCAGCCGTACGGGGGCTGGCTCGGGCCGAGTCTACTTCCGCCCCGCAGCCGGACCCACCACGGGACGCTCCGGCCCTCGGCCTGCCGCCCACCATCCAGGGCTTACAGCGGCCCAACCGCACAGTGCGGCCTCGCCAGGCCAGGGCCGTGCTCCGGGCGGCGGTACACGCGGCCCAGGCCGGGCCCGGGGGCGGGAACGTGCAGGGGGTGCAGGCGGGCCAGGAGGCCGGCTCCAGGGCTGTACACACACAG CCGCTGGAGTGTGGCGTGAGCTGCCAGGGTCCGCAGGGCGACGGCTGCAGCTACTCCGCCCTGCAGTTCAGCAACATGTTCACTCCTGTCAGCAACAGCAGCTGTCAGGGGGTACAGCAGGCCTACAGGCACAGCACAG GTGTGTTGAGTGGAGACCCGTTCAGTCCCCAGCGTCGCAGTTTCCACTCTGTTGCCAGGCGACGCGGCAGCCCTGCTCCTGTCCACCTTCTCACGTCTCCAGCAGAGCTGACCAGCATCACGAGCCCGACAGGCTGTGCAGAGCTGGGCAGGACAGCCAGCGGGACAGTGCTGGGCAGGACCGGTAGTAGGACAGCCAGCGGGAAGGTGCTGAGCAGGACAGCCAGCGGGACCCTGCTGGACACAGGTACCCTGTCTCTGCACTGCTTCAGCTTTCCTCGCCACCTCTGTACATCCGCCCCTGATAACCAGGCAGGGAAACCCCACAGGCACCTCTGCACCTCCGCCCCTGCTGGACAGACCGGGAAGCCCCCCAGCCAGCGGGAGCGGCTCCAGCGAGCTATTCGAGACTACGGAGGGACGGTCGTCGTGTTTCACGTTGGGATCTCCCTGCTGTCCCTGGGCGGCTTCTACCTCGCCGTGTCCAG TGGGATAGACATGGTCGCCTTGCTGCACAAGATCGGGGTGGGGAAGACCATCGCAGAGTCAGGTATAGCGACAGGAGCAAGCACCTTCGTCATCGCCTACGCTGTCCACAAAGTCTTCGCACCTGTCCGCATCGGCATCACGCTCACCTGCGTGCCTTTTGTAGTTCGTTACCTGCGCAACGTGGGGCTGCTCAGATGA
- the LOC118417756 gene encoding protein FAM210A-like isoform X1 — translation MSARGPRYGRRLLSSLLTVTLQTETGGANSRTAHGQAQGVLRRIHGWQEGIWDMVSRPSTMVSGPSTVVSCPSTMVSRPRSMVSCSSTMVSHPRTWVQQQHTHQPTMSRGTLVPTAGCHILTSHTFSTELYPPYGGGSCTHCCTFHSSAHGAQRGGEKQQADQRGGEKPQPDQRGGEKPQADQEDQREAEEDEEDLVERYRNLTLFQRFKMMVKDYGHVLIPVHVATSLVWFGTFYYMAISGVDPVPLLEKIGLPHSWVETMKKSGASDLMVAYAFYKIATPARYTVTLGGTTFTIRYLRKKGVMHKPPPSKHMEKMKGFIQEKRGQMKSK, via the exons ATGTCGGCTCGGGGACCGCGGTACGGCCGCAGGCTGCTGTCCAGCCTCCTGACGGTGACACTACAGACGGAAACGGGCGGCGCCAACAGCCGAACGGCGCACGGACAGGCACAAG GTGTCCTGAGGAGAATCCATGGCTGGCAGGAGGGAATATGGGACATGGTGTCCCGCCCAAGTACCATGGTGTCTGGCCCAAGTACCGTGGTTTCCTGTCCGAGTACCATGGTGTCCCGCCCAAGATCCATGGTTTCCTGTTCAAGTACCATGGTGTCCCACCCGAGAACCTGGGTGCAGCAGCAACACACCCACCAACCCACGATGTCCCGTGGGACACTGGTCCCCACAGCTGGATGTCACATCCTAACTTCTCACACATTCAGTACTGAACTCTACCCCCCATATGGAGGGGGCTCCTGTACCCACTGCTGCACCTTCCACAGTTCTGCCCATGGCGCTCAGAGGGGTGGGGAGAAACAGCAGGCAGATCAGAGGGGTGGGGAGAAACCACAGCCTGATCAGAGGGGTGGGGAGAAACCACAGGCAGATCAGGAGGACCAGAGGGAAGCtgaggaggatgaggaggatTTGGTGGAGAGGTACCGGAACCTGACGTTGTTCCAGAGGTTTAAGATGATGGTGAAGGATTACGGACATGTGCTGATTCCCGTGCACGTCGCCACATCGCTGGTCTGGTTCGGAACCTTCTACTACATGGCTATCAG TGGTGTAGATCCGGTGCCTCTCCTGGAGAAGATCGGGCTGCCGCACTCCTGGGTGGAAACCATGAAGAAGTCCGGAGCTTCAGACCTGATGGTGGCGTATGCTTTTTACAAG ATTGCGACTCCTGCCCGGTACACGGTGACTCTGGGCGGTACGACTTTCACGATACGCTACCTGCGCAAGAAAGGCGTCATGCACAAACCTCCTCCCTCCAAACACATGGAGAAGATGAAGGGCTTCATCCAGGAGAAACGCGGCCAGATGAAGAGTAAATAG
- the LOC118417757 gene encoding mRNA cap guanine-N7 methyltransferase-like — protein MKCNVSSGSTFYHNKMAENTEGPAEVTGNLGKEEDAGPAGGGGAGGGGENLKRKAEDAGVLPQEPDPTKRLRQEGGAGSQLTPQVAQHYNRLEEKGLAHRNQSRIFHLRNFNNWIKSMLIADTLRRLRADSPGGRLCVLDLGVGKGGDLLKWKKGGIDHLVCADLAETSVQQCEERYRSMAGREGRGPRVFSAEFIAADCAKEDLSRRYRDPDTTFDLVSCQFVLHYSFESHAQADRMLRNAGERLRPGGYFIGTTPDGYELVRRLQAAEGLSFGNSIYSITFQQKEDFPLFGCQYDFHLEGVVDCPEFLVYFPLLEKMAERYGLRLVYRQTFAEFFQQQVTQGEGRGLLERMKALETYPPHEGQELASSDPEDYAHARARLEELRSKGEGGDRGTPEHPRVGTLSLAEWEATSLYLVYCFQKVEENKDNSTSNQPQPPETSQNQSQPPETSQTSQ, from the exons ATGAAATGTAATGTCTCATCCGGAAGTACTTTCTAtcacaacaaaatggcggaaaaTACGGAAG GTCCAGCAGAAGTGACAGGAAACCTGGGGAAGGAGGAGGATGCTGGTccagcaggaggaggaggagcaggaggag gaggagagaaCCTGAAGAGAAAAGCGGAGGATGCTGGAGTCCTCCCTCAGGAGCCGGACCCAACCAAGCGGCTGCGGCAGGAGGGGGGAGCAGGGTCCCAGCTGACCCCGCAGGTGGCGCAGCACTACAACCGGCTGGAGGAGAAGGGGCTGGCGCACCGCAACCAGTCCCGCATCTTCCACCTCCGCAACTTCAACAACTGGATCAAGAGCATGCTCATTG CTGACACGTTAAGAAGACTGCGAGCGGACAGTCCCGGCGGCAGACTGTGTGTGTTGGACCTCGGGGTGGGGAAGGGCGGCGACCTGCTCAAGTGGAAGAAGGGAGGCATTGATCACCTGGTGTGTGCAG aCCTGGCAGAGACGTCTGTTCAGCAGTGTGAGGAGCGGTACCGCAGCATGGCGGGGCGGGAGGGGCGTGGGCCCCGGGTCTTCAGCGCCGAGTTTATCGCTGCCGACTGCGCAAAG GAGGACCTGAGCAGGAGGTACCGCGATCCTGACACGACCTTTGACCTTGTGAGCTGCCAGTTCGTGCTGCACTATTCGTTTGAGAGCCACGCCCAGGCCGACAGGATGCTGAGGAACGCTGGTGAGAGACTCCGGCCGGGAGGCTACTTCATCGGGACAACGCCCGACGGCTACGAGCTGGT GAGGAGACTGCAGGCAGCCGAGGGTCTGTCATTCGGGAATTCGATCTACAGCATCACCTTCCAGCAGAAAGAAGACTTCCCGCTGTTCGGCTGTCAGTATGACTTCCATCTGGAGGGCGTGGTCGACTGTCCGGAGTTCCTGGTCTACTTTCCGCTGCTGGAAAA GATGGCTGAGAGGTACGGCTTGAGGCTGGTGTACAGACAGACGTTTGCAGAGTTTTTCCAGCAGCAGGTGACGCAAGGGGAGGGCAGAGGCCTGCTGGAGAGGATGAAAGCTCTCGAG ACATACCCGCCCCATGAGGGACAGGAGCTGGCCAGCAGTGACCCGGAGGATTACGCTCACGCCCGGGCCAGACTGGAGGAGCTGAGgagcaagggggaggggggcgacaggGGGACACCGGAGCACCCCAGGGTG GGAACCCTCTCGTTGGCTGAGTGGGAGGCTACAA GCCTGTATCTTGTGTACTGTTTCCAGAAGGTCGAGGAGAATAAGGACAATTCTACATCCAACCAGCCACAGCCGCCTGAAACCAGCCAGAACCAGTCACAGCCGCCTGAAACCAGCCAGACCAGCCAGTGA
- the LOC118417756 gene encoding protein FAM210A-like isoform X2, protein MSARGPRYGRRLLSSLLTVTLQTETGGANSRTAHGQAQGVLRRIHGWQEGIWDMVSRPSTMVSCSSTMVSHPRTWVQQQHTHQPTMSRGTLVPTAGCHILTSHTFSTELYPPYGGGSCTHCCTFHSSAHGAQRGGEKQQADQRGGEKPQPDQRGGEKPQADQEDQREAEEDEEDLVERYRNLTLFQRFKMMVKDYGHVLIPVHVATSLVWFGTFYYMAISGVDPVPLLEKIGLPHSWVETMKKSGASDLMVAYAFYKIATPARYTVTLGGTTFTIRYLRKKGVMHKPPPSKHMEKMKGFIQEKRGQMKSK, encoded by the exons ATGTCGGCTCGGGGACCGCGGTACGGCCGCAGGCTGCTGTCCAGCCTCCTGACGGTGACACTACAGACGGAAACGGGCGGCGCCAACAGCCGAACGGCGCACGGACAGGCACAAG GTGTCCTGAGGAGAATCCATGGCTGGCAGGAGGGAATATGGGACATGGTGTCCCGCCCAAGTACCATG GTTTCCTGTTCAAGTACCATGGTGTCCCACCCGAGAACCTGGGTGCAGCAGCAACACACCCACCAACCCACGATGTCCCGTGGGACACTGGTCCCCACAGCTGGATGTCACATCCTAACTTCTCACACATTCAGTACTGAACTCTACCCCCCATATGGAGGGGGCTCCTGTACCCACTGCTGCACCTTCCACAGTTCTGCCCATGGCGCTCAGAGGGGTGGGGAGAAACAGCAGGCAGATCAGAGGGGTGGGGAGAAACCACAGCCTGATCAGAGGGGTGGGGAGAAACCACAGGCAGATCAGGAGGACCAGAGGGAAGCtgaggaggatgaggaggatTTGGTGGAGAGGTACCGGAACCTGACGTTGTTCCAGAGGTTTAAGATGATGGTGAAGGATTACGGACATGTGCTGATTCCCGTGCACGTCGCCACATCGCTGGTCTGGTTCGGAACCTTCTACTACATGGCTATCAG TGGTGTAGATCCGGTGCCTCTCCTGGAGAAGATCGGGCTGCCGCACTCCTGGGTGGAAACCATGAAGAAGTCCGGAGCTTCAGACCTGATGGTGGCGTATGCTTTTTACAAG ATTGCGACTCCTGCCCGGTACACGGTGACTCTGGGCGGTACGACTTTCACGATACGCTACCTGCGCAAGAAAGGCGTCATGCACAAACCTCCTCCCTCCAAACACATGGAGAAGATGAAGGGCTTCATCCAGGAGAAACGCGGCCAGATGAAGAGTAAATAG